One genomic window of Arachis stenosperma cultivar V10309 chromosome 10, arast.V10309.gnm1.PFL2, whole genome shotgun sequence includes the following:
- the LOC130954688 gene encoding uncharacterized protein LOC130954688 yields MTSSMAVQSSNPREAKPSKNDLSSHFFVWREFVWGAVAGAFGEGMMHPVDTIKTRIQSQAILAGVQNQKSILQMVRLVWHEDGIRGFYRGVAPGVIGSLATGATYFGVIESTKKWIEDSHPRLKGHWAHFIAGAVGDTLGSVVYVPCEVMKQRMQVQGTYSSWSSIAMNEGIAMNSSQKLYGYYTGMFHAGCSIWRTQGLKGLYAGYFSTLARDVPFAGLMVMFYEGLKDVTEYGKQRLTSNSNWHVNNSFEGLVLGGLAGGLSAYLTTPLDVIKTRLQVQGSTLRYNGWLDAICNIWEKEGMKGMFRGSIPRISWYIPASALTFMAVEFLRDHYNEGATDKKVQEVARLSVDKKKPMQEVS; encoded by the exons ATGACCTCTTCTATGGCGGTTCAGAGCTCCAATCCCCGCGAAGCAAAACCTTCAAAGAACGATCTCAGTTCTCACTTCTTCG TATGGAGAGAGTTTGTGTGGGGAGCTGTTGCTGGGGCTTTTGGGGAAGGAATGATGCATCCAGTTGATACCATTAAAAcccgaatacaaagccaagcTATTCTCGCTGGAGTTCAG AATCAGAAGAGCATATTGCAGATGGTGCGACTTGTCTGGCATGAGGATGGAATAAGAG GCTTTTACAGGGGTGTAGCACCTGGCGTTATTGGGTCTCTTGCAACTGGTGCAACATATTTTGGTGTTATAGAGTCCACTAAAAAGTGGATTGAGGATTCACATCCTAGGCTTAAGGGCCACTGGGCACATTTCATTGCTGGAGCTGTTG GAGATACTCTTGGTTCTGTTGTATATGTTCCATGCGAAGTGATGAAGCAACGCATGCAAGTGCAGGGGACATATTCATCTTGGAGTTCTATCGCCATGAATGAAGGCATTGCAATGAATTCTAGCCAAAAACTGTATGGTTATTATACAGGGATGTTCCATGCGGGCTGCTCAATATGGAGAACACAGGGCTTAAAGGGTTTATATGCAGG ATATTTCTCTACTCTTGCAAGGGATGTTCCATTTGCTGGCCTAATg GTCATGTTTTATGAAGGTTTGAAAGATGTTACTGAATATGGGAAGCAAAGATTGACATCCAACTCAAATTGGCATGTCAATAACTCGTTTGAGGGACTCGTTTTAGGAGGATTAGCTGGTG GTCTTAGTGCATATCTCACCACCCCGTTGGATGTAATCAAAACAAGATTGCAAGTGCAGGGTTCAACTTTAAG GTATAACGGTTGGTTGGATGCAATTTGCAATATATGGGAAAAGGAAGGCATGAAGGGGATGTTCAGGGGTAGCATCCCAAGGATTTCATGGTACATTCCGGCTTCTGCACTTACATTTATGGCTGTGGAATTTCTCAGAGACCATTATAATGAAGGAGCCACTGACAAGAAGGTGCAAGAAGTTGCAAGACTATCAGTCGACAAGAAGAAACCAATGCAAGAGGTTTCTTAG